The Cellulomonas fulva genome includes a window with the following:
- a CDS encoding glycoside hydrolase family 3 C-terminal domain-containing protein, with the protein MHLDADRPVAERARDLVARLTVAEKIAMLHQRAPAVERLGLRAFTTGAEVLHGVAWLGTATVFPQPVGLGATWDPDLLTRVADVVGIELRAKHAADPIVSLNVWAPVVNPLRHPAWGRNEEGYSEDPYLTAELGTAYARGLRGDHPVYWRTVPTLKHAFGYNNETDRGVTSSQLRPRVLHEYELPAFVGPLQAGAAGAVMAAYNLVNGRPNHLSGELLDLLRDVTPQPLLVVSDAAAPGFVVTLQRFYDDHVESHAAMLRAGVDSFTDNDADSAPTIERVTAALERGLLDEADIDLAVQRQLEVRIRTGELDPDRDPFVVGPDAIDLPAHRALAREAVARSVVVLENDGTLPVREGARVAVVGPHADRVLHDWYSGTPPYLVGLGTALRERLGDEAVTVADGSDRVVLRSVRTGRAVRCGGPTHVLTADGAGPGTATGPDEQHDLTHWGDGLWSVAVAGTGLLWTGARWVLHADATRVGGWVAQETFRRTPHDDGTWSLQHAGSGKWLRVQHDEAGTLVADAETPEAADRFTAEVVRTGADAVRDACRDADVVVVAVGNDPHLGGRETADRPTLTLPESMLDLWRVAGEGAGSARRVLLVVSSYPYVLPDDLGADAVVWTSHGGQELGHGVTDVLVGDEEPRGRLAQAWPAAVEHVGDLFDYDVIAAGHTTWYARHAPRYALGHGLTYGDVAYATAHLALPGGSSTDAATVTPQSRVGVVVRLHNAGSRAAHELVQVYADAPEHRLPFGHRLVGHRRVEVGAGETLDVTVEVPAARLATWDVTRSRLVVEPGRYVLGVGPSASTVAHQLVVEVDAEPVPPRALVGHEVHAADADVLTDVELAARTRTVGTAVQIARGREEGCVELWTTSVRGARELRAVLARTRPGPAWLELAVPEDGGTWRTVAAAAVPEDGDRWTWSTVTVPLDLAAGDLPDVADVRLRLVGAVRVATVELR; encoded by the coding sequence GTGCACCTCGACGCCGACCGTCCGGTCGCGGAGCGCGCGCGGGACCTCGTCGCCCGGCTCACCGTGGCGGAGAAGATCGCGATGCTCCACCAGCGCGCCCCGGCCGTCGAGCGCCTCGGCCTGCGCGCCTTCACCACCGGTGCCGAGGTCCTGCACGGCGTCGCGTGGCTCGGGACGGCGACCGTCTTCCCCCAGCCGGTCGGGCTCGGGGCGACGTGGGACCCGGACCTGCTGACACGCGTCGCGGACGTGGTGGGGATCGAGCTGCGGGCCAAGCACGCGGCCGATCCGATCGTCTCGCTCAACGTGTGGGCGCCCGTGGTCAACCCCCTGCGCCACCCCGCCTGGGGCCGCAACGAGGAGGGCTACAGCGAGGACCCGTACCTCACGGCCGAGCTCGGGACGGCGTACGCGCGCGGGCTGCGCGGCGACCACCCGGTCTACTGGCGCACGGTGCCGACGCTCAAGCACGCCTTCGGCTACAACAACGAGACCGACCGGGGCGTGACGAGCTCGCAGCTGCGGCCGCGCGTGCTGCACGAGTACGAGCTCCCCGCCTTCGTCGGACCGCTGCAGGCGGGCGCCGCCGGCGCGGTCATGGCCGCGTACAACCTGGTGAACGGCCGCCCCAACCACCTGTCCGGCGAGCTCCTCGACCTGCTCCGCGACGTCACCCCGCAGCCGCTGCTCGTCGTCTCCGACGCGGCCGCGCCGGGGTTCGTCGTGACGCTCCAGCGGTTCTACGACGACCACGTCGAGTCGCACGCCGCGATGCTGCGGGCCGGGGTCGACTCGTTCACCGACAACGACGCGGACAGCGCCCCGACGATCGAGCGCGTCACGGCGGCGCTCGAGCGCGGCCTGCTCGACGAGGCCGACATCGACCTGGCCGTGCAGCGGCAGCTCGAGGTCCGGATCCGCACCGGGGAGCTCGACCCCGACCGCGACCCGTTCGTCGTCGGGCCCGACGCGATCGACCTGCCCGCTCACCGCGCGCTCGCGCGCGAGGCCGTCGCCCGCTCGGTCGTCGTGCTCGAGAACGACGGCACGCTGCCCGTGCGCGAGGGCGCGCGCGTCGCGGTCGTCGGGCCGCACGCCGACCGCGTGCTGCACGACTGGTACTCCGGGACGCCGCCCTACCTGGTGGGCCTCGGCACCGCGCTGCGCGAGCGCCTCGGCGACGAGGCCGTCACCGTGGCGGACGGGTCCGACCGCGTCGTGCTGCGCTCGGTCCGCACGGGCCGCGCCGTCCGCTGCGGCGGTCCCACGCACGTCCTCACCGCCGACGGCGCCGGTCCGGGCACGGCGACCGGCCCGGACGAGCAGCACGACCTGACGCACTGGGGCGACGGGCTGTGGTCCGTCGCCGTGGCCGGGACCGGCCTGCTCTGGACCGGCGCGCGCTGGGTGCTGCACGCGGACGCGACGCGCGTGGGCGGCTGGGTCGCGCAGGAGACGTTCCGCCGCACGCCGCACGACGACGGCACGTGGTCCCTGCAGCACGCCGGGTCGGGCAAGTGGCTGCGCGTGCAGCACGACGAGGCCGGCACCCTGGTCGCCGACGCCGAGACGCCCGAGGCCGCCGACCGCTTCACGGCCGAGGTCGTGCGCACCGGCGCCGACGCCGTGCGCGACGCGTGCCGCGACGCCGACGTCGTCGTGGTGGCGGTCGGCAACGACCCGCACCTCGGCGGGCGGGAGACGGCGGACCGGCCGACGCTCACGCTCCCCGAGTCGATGCTCGACCTCTGGCGGGTGGCGGGCGAGGGGGCCGGGTCCGCGCGGCGCGTCCTGCTCGTCGTCTCGTCGTACCCGTACGTGCTGCCCGACGACCTCGGCGCCGACGCCGTGGTCTGGACGTCGCACGGCGGCCAGGAGCTCGGGCACGGCGTGACGGACGTGCTGGTCGGCGACGAGGAGCCGCGTGGACGGCTCGCGCAGGCCTGGCCCGCCGCGGTCGAGCACGTGGGCGACCTGTTCGACTACGACGTCATCGCCGCGGGCCACACCACCTGGTACGCGCGGCACGCGCCGCGGTACGCGCTGGGGCACGGGCTGACCTACGGCGACGTCGCGTACGCGACCGCCCACCTCGCTCTCCCGGGCGGGTCTTCCACGGATGCGGCCACGGTCACGCCGCAGTCGCGCGTCGGCGTCGTCGTGCGGCTCCACAACGCCGGTTCCCGCGCGGCGCACGAGCTCGTGCAGGTCTACGCCGACGCACCCGAGCACCGCCTGCCCTTCGGGCACCGCCTCGTCGGGCACCGGCGCGTCGAGGTCGGTGCGGGCGAGACGCTCGACGTGACCGTCGAGGTGCCGGCCGCGCGGCTCGCCACGTGGGACGTCACCCGGTCGCGGCTCGTCGTGGAGCCCGGCCGCTACGTGCTGGGCGTCGGACCGAGCGCGAGCACGGTCGCGCACCAGCTTGTCGTCGAGGTCGACGCCGAGCCGGTCCCGCCACGTGCGCTCGTGGGGCACGAGGTCCACGCGGCGGACGCCGACGTGCTGACCGACGTCGAGCTCGCGGCGCGGACCCGCACCGTGGGGACTGCCGTCCAGATCGCCCGCGGGCGGGAGGAAGGGTGCGTCGAGCTGTGGACGACGAGCGTGCGCGGCGCACGCGAGCTGCGCGCGGTCCTCGCCCGCACGCGTCCCGGCCCCGCGTGGCTCGAGCTGGCGGTCCCGGAGGACGGCGGCACGTGGCGGACGGTCGCCGCGGCCGCCGTCCCCGAGGACGGCGACCGCTGGACCTGGTCGACCGTCACCGTGCCGCTCGACCTCGCGGCCGGGGACCTGCCCGACGTCGCGGACGTGCGGCTCCGCCTGGTCGGCGCGGTGCGCGTCGCGACGGTCGAGCTGCGCTGA
- a CDS encoding VOC family protein, with the protein MGGTVPYLTVDDGRAALAFYAAAFGATVGERYDEEDGRIGFAALDIEGAPVFVSDEAHDYGAYAPRTLDGHGTAAVVLAVADCDATYAQALAAGATQDRPPAPLPDGGRGGWLVDPFGHRWLVRSS; encoded by the coding sequence ATGGGCGGCACGGTCCCGTACCTCACGGTCGACGACGGGAGGGCGGCGCTCGCGTTCTACGCCGCGGCCTTCGGCGCCACCGTCGGCGAGCGCTACGACGAGGAGGACGGCCGGATCGGGTTCGCGGCCCTCGACATCGAGGGTGCTCCGGTCTTCGTCTCCGACGAGGCGCACGACTACGGCGCCTACGCGCCGCGCACGCTCGACGGGCACGGCACGGCCGCCGTGGTGCTGGCGGTCGCCGACTGCGACGCGACCTACGCCCAGGCGCTCGCCGCCGGAGCGACGCAGGACCGGCCACCCGCCCCGCTGCCGGACGGCGGGCGCGGCGGGTGGCTCGTGGACCCCTTCGGGCACCGCTGGCTCGTCCGCTCGTCCTGA
- the tatA gene encoding Sec-independent protein translocase subunit TatA, producing MLRNLSAWHVIILVGVLILLFGANKLPELARGVGQSMRILKSEVKDLTDDDAPAPAAAQPSPVAPLVAAPDAAAPERPTPTAA from the coding sequence ATGCTGCGCAACCTGTCCGCCTGGCACGTCATCATCCTGGTCGGCGTGCTCATCCTGCTGTTCGGCGCCAACAAGCTGCCCGAGCTCGCCCGCGGCGTCGGCCAGTCCATGCGGATCCTGAAGTCCGAGGTCAAGGACCTGACCGACGACGACGCCCCGGCGCCCGCCGCCGCGCAGCCGAGCCCCGTCGCGCCGCTCGTCGCGGCTCCGGACGCCGCCGCGCCCGAGCGGCCCACGCCGACCGCCGCCTGA
- a CDS encoding N-acetylglucosamine-6-phosphate deacetylase, producing the protein MFLRGRVVTPDHDVDDGVVVVEDGEIAWVGPAADVPPPWTALVPPRDPSRAGETVLPGLVDVHCHGGGGVSFPDATTVDEVERAASEHLRHGTTTLVASLVTAPGDVLVERTALLADAADRGIVAGIHLEGPFLSHVRCGAQNPDDMLAGDAALVARVVEAARGWLVTMTVAPEVTGVAGGDDDVLAALVAGGAVPSLGHTDARADLVEAAADRAFDLLAQAPAARSARPTATHLFNGMRPVHHRDPGPVMACLAAAARGELVVELVADGTHLDDATVRAVLDLVGADAVAFVTDAMAAAGMADGDYQLGPMAVRVADGVARIVTADGSAGAIAGGVAHLLDVVRHTVAAGVPLVDAVRAAATTPASVVGRSDVGALVVGRRADVVVTDADLRPLRVLRGGAVVA; encoded by the coding sequence ATGTTCCTGCGCGGACGCGTCGTGACCCCGGACCACGACGTGGACGACGGCGTGGTGGTGGTCGAGGACGGCGAGATCGCCTGGGTGGGACCGGCCGCCGACGTGCCGCCCCCGTGGACAGCGCTCGTCCCGCCGCGCGACCCGTCGCGCGCAGGGGAGACGGTCCTGCCCGGGCTCGTGGACGTGCACTGCCACGGCGGCGGCGGCGTCAGCTTCCCGGACGCGACGACCGTCGACGAGGTCGAGCGTGCGGCGAGCGAGCACCTGCGGCACGGCACGACGACGCTCGTCGCGTCGCTCGTCACGGCGCCGGGCGACGTGCTCGTGGAGCGCACCGCGCTGCTCGCGGACGCCGCGGACCGCGGGATCGTGGCGGGCATCCACCTGGAGGGACCGTTCCTGTCCCACGTGCGGTGCGGGGCGCAGAACCCCGACGACATGCTCGCCGGCGACGCAGCCCTGGTCGCCCGCGTGGTCGAGGCGGCGCGGGGGTGGCTCGTGACGATGACGGTCGCACCCGAGGTGACGGGCGTCGCCGGCGGGGACGACGACGTGCTCGCGGCGCTCGTCGCGGGCGGGGCGGTGCCGTCGCTCGGGCACACCGACGCCCGCGCGGACCTGGTCGAGGCGGCGGCGGACCGCGCCTTCGACCTGCTCGCCCAGGCGCCGGCCGCCCGGTCGGCGCGCCCGACCGCGACCCACCTGTTCAACGGGATGCGGCCCGTGCACCACCGGGACCCGGGGCCGGTGATGGCGTGCCTGGCGGCAGCGGCGCGGGGCGAGCTCGTCGTGGAGCTGGTGGCGGACGGCACGCACCTGGACGACGCGACCGTGCGCGCGGTCCTGGACCTGGTGGGTGCCGACGCGGTGGCGTTCGTGACCGACGCCATGGCGGCGGCGGGGATGGCGGACGGCGACTACCAGCTCGGCCCCATGGCGGTGCGCGTCGCCGACGGCGTGGCGCGCATCGTGACGGCCGACGGGTCCGCGGGCGCGATCGCCGGAGGCGTGGCGCACCTGCTCGACGTCGTGCGGCACACCGTGGCCGCGGGCGTCCCGCTGGTCGACGCGGTGCGGGCCGCAGCGACGACCCCTGCGTCCGTGGTGGGGCGCAGCGACGTGGGCGCGCTCGTCGTGGGACGACGAGCGGACGTCGTGGTGACCGACGCCGACCTGCGCCCGCTGCGCGTGCTGCGCGGTGGTGCCGTCGTCGCCTGA